A genomic window from Paenibacillus sp. FSL K6-0276 includes:
- a CDS encoding 2,3-diaminopropionate biosynthesis protein SbnB, with the protein MLYLNDRDIQSVGVDWPTLVESIETAVGIIDSGDYVQPVKPYLRYKNPQNRIIAMPAYVGGEVNAAGIKWISSFPDNIQAGLPRAHSIIVLNDPSTGQPSAVLNSPLPSIVRTASLSGLMIRYFMQARSVERIHLGIIGWGPIGQYHTQMVTALYGDRIERIRIFDIKGVDLSGISSLYRDRMEVAETWADVYQHSNIFITCTVSEHRYIDLPPEKRSLLLNVSLRDYKPEALASVKAIIVDDWDEVCRENTDIEQLHLEQGLTRTDTQMISDVVLRHSLAEFGEDEPIFFCPMGMAVFDIAIAVYYVNKAREIGIGTELELG; encoded by the coding sequence ATGCTGTACTTAAATGATCGAGATATACAATCAGTAGGTGTGGATTGGCCTACTCTTGTGGAGTCGATAGAAACTGCTGTGGGTATCATTGATTCAGGCGATTACGTGCAGCCGGTAAAGCCTTACCTAAGGTATAAGAATCCACAAAACCGGATAATTGCAATGCCCGCCTACGTAGGGGGAGAGGTCAACGCAGCGGGGATCAAGTGGATTTCTAGCTTTCCGGATAATATTCAGGCCGGTCTTCCCCGCGCGCATAGCATTATTGTATTGAATGACCCAAGTACAGGCCAGCCCTCAGCCGTCTTGAACTCGCCGCTCCCCAGTATCGTAAGAACTGCTTCCCTCAGCGGACTGATGATCCGTTACTTTATGCAGGCGCGTTCTGTGGAACGGATTCATCTCGGTATTATCGGTTGGGGCCCTATTGGGCAGTATCATACTCAAATGGTTACGGCTCTGTACGGAGATCGAATCGAACGTATCCGAATTTTTGATATCAAGGGCGTAGATTTATCAGGGATATCCTCTCTTTATAGAGATAGGATGGAAGTGGCAGAGACGTGGGCGGATGTTTATCAGCATTCGAATATCTTCATTACTTGTACCGTATCAGAACATCGGTATATCGATCTTCCTCCTGAAAAAAGGAGTCTTCTGCTGAATGTTTCACTGCGTGATTATAAGCCGGAGGCGTTAGCTTCGGTAAAAGCCATTATCGTCGACGATTGGGATGAGGTGTGCCGCGAGAATACAGATATCGAACAGCTTCATTTGGAGCAGGGGCTAACTCGTACCGACACCCAGATGATTTCCGATGTCGTCTTGCGCCACAGCCTAGCTGAATTCGGCGAAGATGAACCGATCTTCTTCTGCCCGATGGGGATGGCCGTCTTCGATATCGCTATAGCGGTGTATTACGTGAACAAAGCAAGGGAAATTGGGATAGGGACCGAGCTAGAGTTAGGGTGA
- a CDS encoding TetR/AcrR family transcriptional regulator translates to MNLREKQMQMTREIIKDTALSLFCAQGIERTDMAQIAEQAGVSRRTLYHHYKDKEELAAQIYVENLERMFGQLLFDFDFEQPVQSLENILDKYLALRDHQESLIYYDAIFGVYYSTLSKNPAELSDFKKAMEGWYSRLILLETIAVAPEEKNKWLNILQKSTHLYFMYLQKAVIITHQRGGVVTEEDRAMDRQFKDFIMHGVRHSQDYKTP, encoded by the coding sequence ATGAATTTGCGTGAAAAGCAGATGCAAATGACGAGGGAGATCATTAAGGATACAGCGCTTAGCTTGTTCTGTGCTCAAGGTATTGAGCGCACTGATATGGCTCAGATTGCGGAACAAGCCGGTGTCTCCCGGCGCACTTTGTATCATCATTATAAGGACAAAGAAGAGTTAGCCGCTCAAATCTATGTCGAGAACCTGGAGCGGATGTTTGGACAGCTACTGTTTGATTTTGATTTTGAACAGCCGGTACAGTCACTGGAGAACATTCTGGATAAATATTTGGCGCTAAGAGATCATCAGGAGTCACTGATTTACTATGATGCCATTTTTGGAGTTTACTACAGCACCCTTTCTAAGAATCCTGCGGAACTGTCTGATTTTAAGAAGGCCATGGAAGGCTGGTATTCGCGGCTTATACTGCTTGAGACAATAGCAGTGGCTCCGGAGGAAAAAAATAAGTGGCTGAACATTCTGCAGAAGTCCACCCACCTGTATTTCATGTATTTACAAAAAGCCGTTATTATTACTCATCAGCGGGGCGGTGTGGTTACGGAGGAAGACCGGGCAATGGACCGACAATTCAAGGATTTCATCATGCATGGCGTACGGCATTCCCAGGATTACAAAACCCCTTAA
- a CDS encoding pectin acetylesterase-family hydrolase, with the protein MRRMGKITIFTGIGLLSLVLIAILAISAFVIKKPATTTPVITEVKPYEWNKVKLDGNVISSDGSEYFMWNKMGETNNWIIFFSGGGASWDAQSAAHPIKLMNFIKGGDTGNYFPNIPFYMLTLLRGMMDTDNPANPFHGWNVVYLPYSTGDFHIGNRTVEYKKDDGSTFTMRYNGSNNVRSSLDWIYANVDKPGKLLIAGESAGGFGSAFWAPEIASHYKDSEIFQYSDSSFLKSDKWPNVVNKEWHADFVKNFGYTPEADIIGAAFKANGHLLPAGAVILQSYSVFDEILIHFQNNINDYKGPRDQRIINEWSQEMRHSVSSLAATHPNYYYYLTDYGLNATKGTTPHTFATRETFFQAEQDGVKLLNWLGDAVNHQKPYSVGSKFLMTSEPAQK; encoded by the coding sequence TCAAGAAACCGGCGACCACCACCCCCGTAATCACGGAAGTGAAGCCTTACGAGTGGAATAAAGTCAAGCTGGATGGAAATGTCATTTCAAGTGATGGATCAGAGTATTTTATGTGGAATAAAATGGGCGAAACTAATAACTGGATCATCTTCTTTTCCGGGGGAGGGGCTAGTTGGGATGCCCAAAGCGCCGCACACCCAATCAAGCTCATGAACTTCATTAAAGGTGGAGATACAGGCAACTATTTCCCCAACATCCCCTTCTATATGCTGACATTGCTGAGGGGTATGATGGATACAGATAACCCTGCCAATCCTTTTCATGGCTGGAATGTGGTCTACCTTCCCTATTCGACCGGTGATTTCCATATCGGCAACCGCACAGTTGAATATAAAAAAGATGACGGCAGCACCTTTACTATGCGTTATAACGGTAGCAATAATGTGCGAAGCAGCCTCGATTGGATTTATGCCAACGTGGATAAGCCCGGCAAACTACTGATTGCTGGCGAAAGTGCTGGCGGATTCGGTTCCGCTTTCTGGGCTCCCGAGATCGCCTCTCATTACAAAGACTCCGAGATCTTCCAATATTCAGACAGTTCCTTCCTGAAATCAGACAAGTGGCCAAATGTTGTGAATAAGGAATGGCATGCAGACTTCGTTAAGAACTTTGGGTATACCCCCGAAGCGGATATCATCGGGGCAGCGTTTAAAGCGAACGGTCATCTACTGCCTGCGGGTGCGGTAATATTGCAATCCTACTCGGTATTTGACGAGATACTGATCCATTTTCAGAACAATATCAACGATTACAAGGGACCAAGGGATCAACGCATCATTAATGAATGGTCACAGGAAATGCGCCATTCTGTATCTTCTTTGGCCGCCACTCATCCTAATTACTATTACTATCTGACCGACTATGGACTGAATGCTACGAAGGGTACAACCCCGCACACTTTTGCAACCAGAGAGACCTTCTTTCAGGCTGAGCAGGATGGGGTGAAGCTTCTGAATTGGTTAGGTGATGCGGTCAACCATCAGAAACCCTATTCAGTGGGCAGCAAGTTCCTCATGACGTCGGAGCCAGCTCAGAAATAG